The Sesamum indicum cultivar Zhongzhi No. 13 linkage group LG1, S_indicum_v1.0, whole genome shotgun sequence genome includes a window with the following:
- the LOC110011731 gene encoding flavonoid 3'-monooxygenase-like — translation MDEFLHNPEVMERAYKELNEVVGLNNVVEEFHIPKLVYLDAIIKETLRVHPIGPLLLRISSQSCTVGGYSIPKDSTVIVNIWSTQRDPLAWDNPSEFMPERFLGNSEKWNFSGNNFTYIPFGSGRRICAVIPLADRMLRYVLASLLHSFDWKLPKGEIVDRQDIFGIVTKRRTPLVAIPSPRLSDKNLYV, via the coding sequence ATGGATGAGTTTTTGCACAATCCAGAAGTGATGGAAAGGGCATATAAGGAACTAAATGAAGTCGTAGGACTGAACAATGTAGTGGAAGAGTTTCACATCCCAAAATTAGTCTATTTGGACGCTATCATAAAAGAAACGCTACGCGTACACCCAATAGGACCCTTATTACTAAGAATTTCCAGCCAATCCTGCACTGTGGGAGGATATTCTATTCCTAAGGATTCGACAGTAATTGTAAACATCTGGTCTACTCAAAGGGACCCTCTTGCTTGGGATAACCCGTCAGAATTCATGCCAGAGAGGTTTTTAGGCAACTCTGAAAAATGGAATTTTAGTGggaataattttacttatattcCGTTCGGTTCAGGAAGAAGGATTTGTGCTGTAATACCACTAGCAGATAGAATGTTGAGGTATGTGTTGGCTTCACTTCTGCATTCATTTGATTGGAAACTGCCAAAGGGTGAAATAGTGGACAGACAGGATATATTTGGGATTGTGACAAAGAGAAGGACTCCGTTGGTTGCTATTCCTAGTCCTAGGTTGTCTGATAAGAATCTGTATGTGTAA